A genome region from Lutra lutra chromosome 11, mLutLut1.2, whole genome shotgun sequence includes the following:
- the ADCK2 gene encoding uncharacterized aarF domain-containing protein kinase 2 isoform X2 has product MVTPWRFSVRVCLSHLRGFELRKELGLLRSSGCSRNARLCWLLLGTLPKLISTYGDSGEGAPESACQRRASWSDLAENGPLERVSQEGRLGGLFLHLRIWLRAGALLMKFFPLLLFYPLTYLAPSVSSLWLYLLLKATETSGPTYIKLGQWASTRRDLFSEAFCAQFSKLHVRVTPHPWTHTEHFLRQAFGEDWGKVLCFEKKEPVGSGCVAQVYKARANPAFLENDSVRRLVKASSLQPSSEAGAVGRLGDLFGPPEKAWGFQGSLADQSFLERLLLPEADLVGSNAVVSQSLARAHRPEPDHLIPVAVKVLHPGLLAQVQMDLLLMKMGSRVLALLPGVKWLSLPEIVEEFEKLMVHQIDLRYEARNLEHFQCNFLNVNSVKFPTPLRPFVTRDVLVETYEESVPVSSYQQAGIPTDLKKQIARLGINMLLKMIFVDNFVHADLHPGNILVQGADGPSKSREAPLQQMDVCDTLVVAMTPARCPLRLVLLDAGIVAELQAADLSNFRAVFMAVAMGQGQRVAELILHHARASECRDVEVFKAEMATLVTQARKNTITLEKLQVSSLLSNVFKLLMTHKVKLESNFASIVFAIMVLEGLGRSLDPKLDILEAAKPFLLKGPAFPR; this is encoded by the exons ATGGTGACCCCCTGGCGCTTCTCCGTCAGGGTCTGCTTGTCGCACCTAAGGGGTTTTGAGCTCAGAAAAGAACTCGGCCTTTTAAGATCATCTGGATGCTCTCGTAATGCCAGACTCTGTTGGCTTCTGCTTGGTACTTTACCCAAACTTATCTCGACCTATGGGGACAGTGGTGAGGGGGCCCCTGAGAGCGCGTGCCAGCGAAGAGCCAGCTGGAGTGACCTCGCTGAAAACGGACCACTGGAGAGAGTCTCCCAAGAGGGGCGGCTCGGAGGCCTCTTTCTGCACCTCCGCATCTGGCTCCGGGCTGGGGCTCTCTTGATGaaattcttccctctccttctcttctatcCCCTCACCTACCTGGCTCCCAGCGTCTCCAGCCTCTGGCTCTACCTGCTTCTGAAAGCCACGGAGACTTCAGGCCCAACCTACATCAAACTGGGCCAATGGGCCAGCACCCGTCGTGATCTCTTCTCAGAGGCTTTCTGTGCCCAGTTCTCCAAGCTGCATGTCCGGGTGACGCCCCACCCTTGGACTCACACAGAACACTTCCTGCGGCAGGCGTTTGGGGAAGACTGGGGGAAGGTCCTCTGCTTTGAGAAGAAGGAACCTGTGGGTTCAGGCTGTGTGGCCCAAGTGTACAAAGCACGTGCCAATCCTGCCTTCCTGGAGAATGACAGTGTCCGGAGACTTGTTAAGGCCTCCAGCCTGCAGCCTTCTTCGGAAGCTGGGGCAGTCGGGAGGCTGGGAGATCTCTTTGGACCCCCGGAGAAGGCGTGGGGGTTTCAAGGAAGTCTTGCTGACCAGTCCTTTCTAGAAAGGCTGCTCCTCCCTGAAGCTGACCTGGTTGGATCAAATGCAGTCGTGTCTCAGTCTTTAGCACGTGCCCACCGACCTGAGCCAGATCACCTCATCCCTGTGGCCGTGAAA GTGCTGCACCCTGGCTTGCTGGCGCAAGTACAGATGGACCTGCTGCTGATGAAGATGGGCAGCCGCGTCCTGGCACTTTTGCCGGGAGTCAAGTGGCTTAGTTTGCCCGAGATCgtggaggaatttgagaagctcATGGTCCATCAG ATCGACCTGCGTTATGAAGCTCGGAATCTAGAACACTTCCAGTGCAACTTCCTGAATGTGAATTCTGTCAAATTCCCCACCCCCCTGCGTCCCTTTGTCACCAGGGATGTCTTGGTGGAGACTTACGAA GAGAGCGTGCCTGTGTCCAGTTACCAGCAGGCGGGGATCCCCACTGACTTGAAGAAGCAGATTGCCCGGCTGGGGATCAACATGCTGCTGAAGATG ATATTTGTGGACAACTTTGTCCATGCAGACCTCCACCCAGGGAACATCCTGGTCCAGGGTGCCGACGGTCCTTCCAAGAGTCGAGAGGCACCGCTGCAGCAGATGGATGTCTGCGACACGCTGGTGGTGGCCATGACCCCCGCCCGCTGCCCTCTGCGCCTGGTGCTGCTGGATGCCGGCATCGTGGCGGAGCTGCAGGCCGCGGACCTGAGCAACTTCCGGGCCGTTTTCATGGCTGTGGCGATGGGGCAG GGCCAGAGAGTGGCTGAGCTCATCCTGCATCACGCCCGGGCCAGCGAGTGTAGGGACGTGGAGGTGTTCAAGGCTGAGATGGCCACACTGGTGACCCAGGCCAGGAAGAACACCATCACCCTGGAAAAG CTTCAAGTTTCCAGCCTTCTGTCAAATGTCTTTAAGTTACTGATGACTCACAAG gtaAAGCTTGAGAGCAACTTTGCCTCCATTGTGTTCGCCATCATGGTGTTGGAGGGCCTTGGCCGCTCACTGGACCCCAAACTGGACATCCTGGAGGCAGCAAAGCCCTTCCTTCTGAAAGGACCAGCGTTCCCCCGCTGA
- the ADCK2 gene encoding uncharacterized aarF domain-containing protein kinase 2 isoform X1, which produces MVTPWRFSVRVCLSHLRGFELRKELGLLRSSGCSRNARLCWLLLGTLPKLISTYGDSGEGAPESACQRRASWSDLAENGPLERVSQEGRLGGLFLHLRIWLRAGALLMKFFPLLLFYPLTYLAPSVSSLWLYLLLKATETSGPTYIKLGQWASTRRDLFSEAFCAQFSKLHVRVTPHPWTHTEHFLRQAFGEDWGKVLCFEKKEPVGSGCVAQVYKARANPAFLENDSVRRLVKASSLQPSSEAGAVGRLGDLFGPPEKAWGFQGSLADQSFLERLLLPEADLVGSNAVVSQSLARAHRPEPDHLIPVAVKVLHPGLLAQVQMDLLLMKMGSRVLALLPGVKWLSLPEIVEEFEKLMVHQIDLRYEARNLEHFQCNFLNVNSVKFPTPLRPFVTRDVLVETYEESVPVSSYQQAGIPTDLKKQIARLGINMLLKMIFVDNFVHADLHPGNILVQGADGPSKSREAPLQQMDVCDTLVVAMTPARCPLRLVLLDAGIVAELQAADLSNFRAVFMAVAMGQGQRVAELILHHARASECRDVEVFKAEMATLVTQARKNTITLEKVSRPLEGRRPWWCLPPRLLDGAKVEGRPSLWERSQAALSFKADEGQTCPLPASSGCEQVPGIPDSQEWLLDLVAAGTVAFIVP; this is translated from the exons ATGGTGACCCCCTGGCGCTTCTCCGTCAGGGTCTGCTTGTCGCACCTAAGGGGTTTTGAGCTCAGAAAAGAACTCGGCCTTTTAAGATCATCTGGATGCTCTCGTAATGCCAGACTCTGTTGGCTTCTGCTTGGTACTTTACCCAAACTTATCTCGACCTATGGGGACAGTGGTGAGGGGGCCCCTGAGAGCGCGTGCCAGCGAAGAGCCAGCTGGAGTGACCTCGCTGAAAACGGACCACTGGAGAGAGTCTCCCAAGAGGGGCGGCTCGGAGGCCTCTTTCTGCACCTCCGCATCTGGCTCCGGGCTGGGGCTCTCTTGATGaaattcttccctctccttctcttctatcCCCTCACCTACCTGGCTCCCAGCGTCTCCAGCCTCTGGCTCTACCTGCTTCTGAAAGCCACGGAGACTTCAGGCCCAACCTACATCAAACTGGGCCAATGGGCCAGCACCCGTCGTGATCTCTTCTCAGAGGCTTTCTGTGCCCAGTTCTCCAAGCTGCATGTCCGGGTGACGCCCCACCCTTGGACTCACACAGAACACTTCCTGCGGCAGGCGTTTGGGGAAGACTGGGGGAAGGTCCTCTGCTTTGAGAAGAAGGAACCTGTGGGTTCAGGCTGTGTGGCCCAAGTGTACAAAGCACGTGCCAATCCTGCCTTCCTGGAGAATGACAGTGTCCGGAGACTTGTTAAGGCCTCCAGCCTGCAGCCTTCTTCGGAAGCTGGGGCAGTCGGGAGGCTGGGAGATCTCTTTGGACCCCCGGAGAAGGCGTGGGGGTTTCAAGGAAGTCTTGCTGACCAGTCCTTTCTAGAAAGGCTGCTCCTCCCTGAAGCTGACCTGGTTGGATCAAATGCAGTCGTGTCTCAGTCTTTAGCACGTGCCCACCGACCTGAGCCAGATCACCTCATCCCTGTGGCCGTGAAA GTGCTGCACCCTGGCTTGCTGGCGCAAGTACAGATGGACCTGCTGCTGATGAAGATGGGCAGCCGCGTCCTGGCACTTTTGCCGGGAGTCAAGTGGCTTAGTTTGCCCGAGATCgtggaggaatttgagaagctcATGGTCCATCAG ATCGACCTGCGTTATGAAGCTCGGAATCTAGAACACTTCCAGTGCAACTTCCTGAATGTGAATTCTGTCAAATTCCCCACCCCCCTGCGTCCCTTTGTCACCAGGGATGTCTTGGTGGAGACTTACGAA GAGAGCGTGCCTGTGTCCAGTTACCAGCAGGCGGGGATCCCCACTGACTTGAAGAAGCAGATTGCCCGGCTGGGGATCAACATGCTGCTGAAGATG ATATTTGTGGACAACTTTGTCCATGCAGACCTCCACCCAGGGAACATCCTGGTCCAGGGTGCCGACGGTCCTTCCAAGAGTCGAGAGGCACCGCTGCAGCAGATGGATGTCTGCGACACGCTGGTGGTGGCCATGACCCCCGCCCGCTGCCCTCTGCGCCTGGTGCTGCTGGATGCCGGCATCGTGGCGGAGCTGCAGGCCGCGGACCTGAGCAACTTCCGGGCCGTTTTCATGGCTGTGGCGATGGGGCAG GGCCAGAGAGTGGCTGAGCTCATCCTGCATCACGCCCGGGCCAGCGAGTGTAGGGACGTGGAGGTGTTCAAGGCTGAGATGGCCACACTGGTGACCCAGGCCAGGAAGAACACCATCACCCTGGAAAAGGTGAGCAGGCCGCTCGAGGGGCGGAGGCCGTGGTGGTGTTTACCACCCAGGCTCTTGGATGGAGCAAAGGTCGAAGGTAGACCCTCTTTATGGGAGAGGTCTCAGGCAgcgttgag ttTTAAGGCAGATGAAGGGCAAACCTGTCCTCTGCCTGCGTCTTCTGGGTGTGAGCAGGTCCCTGGCATCCCTGACTCTCAAGAGTGGCTCCTTGACCTGGTGGCTGCTGGCACAGTGGCATTTATAGTGCCGTAA
- the ADCK2 gene encoding uncharacterized aarF domain-containing protein kinase 2 isoform X3 — translation MVTPWRFSVRVCLSHLRGFELRKELGLLRSSGCSRNARLCWLLLGTLPKLISTYGDSGEGAPESACQRRASWSDLAENGPLERVSQEGRLGGLFLHLRIWLRAGALLMKFFPLLLFYPLTYLAPSVSSLWLYLLLKATETSGPTYIKLGQWASTRRDLFSEAFCAQFSKLHVRVTPHPWTHTEHFLRQAFGEDWGKVLCFEKKEPVGSGCVAQVYKARANPAFLENDSVRRLVKASSLQPSSEAGAVGRLGDLFGPPEKAWGFQGSLADQSFLERLLLPEADLVGSNAVVSQSLARAHRPEPDHLIPVAVKVLHPGLLAQVQMDLLLMKMGSRVLALLPGVKWLSLPEIVEEFEKLMVHQIDLRYEARNLEHFQCNFLNVNSVKFPTPLRPFVTRDVLVETYEESVPVSSYQQAGIPTDLKKQIARLGINMLLKMIFVDNFVHADLHPGNILVQGADGPSKSREAPLQQMDVCDTLVVAMTPARCPLRLVLLDAGIVAELQAADLSNFRAVFMAVAMGQGQRVAELILHHARASECRDVEVFKAEMATLVTQARKNTITLEKLQVSSLLSNVFKLLMTHKMAVWGHSPESSCQPRV, via the exons ATGGTGACCCCCTGGCGCTTCTCCGTCAGGGTCTGCTTGTCGCACCTAAGGGGTTTTGAGCTCAGAAAAGAACTCGGCCTTTTAAGATCATCTGGATGCTCTCGTAATGCCAGACTCTGTTGGCTTCTGCTTGGTACTTTACCCAAACTTATCTCGACCTATGGGGACAGTGGTGAGGGGGCCCCTGAGAGCGCGTGCCAGCGAAGAGCCAGCTGGAGTGACCTCGCTGAAAACGGACCACTGGAGAGAGTCTCCCAAGAGGGGCGGCTCGGAGGCCTCTTTCTGCACCTCCGCATCTGGCTCCGGGCTGGGGCTCTCTTGATGaaattcttccctctccttctcttctatcCCCTCACCTACCTGGCTCCCAGCGTCTCCAGCCTCTGGCTCTACCTGCTTCTGAAAGCCACGGAGACTTCAGGCCCAACCTACATCAAACTGGGCCAATGGGCCAGCACCCGTCGTGATCTCTTCTCAGAGGCTTTCTGTGCCCAGTTCTCCAAGCTGCATGTCCGGGTGACGCCCCACCCTTGGACTCACACAGAACACTTCCTGCGGCAGGCGTTTGGGGAAGACTGGGGGAAGGTCCTCTGCTTTGAGAAGAAGGAACCTGTGGGTTCAGGCTGTGTGGCCCAAGTGTACAAAGCACGTGCCAATCCTGCCTTCCTGGAGAATGACAGTGTCCGGAGACTTGTTAAGGCCTCCAGCCTGCAGCCTTCTTCGGAAGCTGGGGCAGTCGGGAGGCTGGGAGATCTCTTTGGACCCCCGGAGAAGGCGTGGGGGTTTCAAGGAAGTCTTGCTGACCAGTCCTTTCTAGAAAGGCTGCTCCTCCCTGAAGCTGACCTGGTTGGATCAAATGCAGTCGTGTCTCAGTCTTTAGCACGTGCCCACCGACCTGAGCCAGATCACCTCATCCCTGTGGCCGTGAAA GTGCTGCACCCTGGCTTGCTGGCGCAAGTACAGATGGACCTGCTGCTGATGAAGATGGGCAGCCGCGTCCTGGCACTTTTGCCGGGAGTCAAGTGGCTTAGTTTGCCCGAGATCgtggaggaatttgagaagctcATGGTCCATCAG ATCGACCTGCGTTATGAAGCTCGGAATCTAGAACACTTCCAGTGCAACTTCCTGAATGTGAATTCTGTCAAATTCCCCACCCCCCTGCGTCCCTTTGTCACCAGGGATGTCTTGGTGGAGACTTACGAA GAGAGCGTGCCTGTGTCCAGTTACCAGCAGGCGGGGATCCCCACTGACTTGAAGAAGCAGATTGCCCGGCTGGGGATCAACATGCTGCTGAAGATG ATATTTGTGGACAACTTTGTCCATGCAGACCTCCACCCAGGGAACATCCTGGTCCAGGGTGCCGACGGTCCTTCCAAGAGTCGAGAGGCACCGCTGCAGCAGATGGATGTCTGCGACACGCTGGTGGTGGCCATGACCCCCGCCCGCTGCCCTCTGCGCCTGGTGCTGCTGGATGCCGGCATCGTGGCGGAGCTGCAGGCCGCGGACCTGAGCAACTTCCGGGCCGTTTTCATGGCTGTGGCGATGGGGCAG GGCCAGAGAGTGGCTGAGCTCATCCTGCATCACGCCCGGGCCAGCGAGTGTAGGGACGTGGAGGTGTTCAAGGCTGAGATGGCCACACTGGTGACCCAGGCCAGGAAGAACACCATCACCCTGGAAAAG CTTCAAGTTTCCAGCCTTCTGTCAAATGTCTTTAAGTTACTGATGACTCACAAG ATGGCGGTCTGGGGCCACTCTCCAGAGTCAAGCTGCCAGCCGAGGGTGTAA